The Candidatus Wallbacteria bacterium genomic interval AAAAAAATACAGTACTGGGAGTCGGAAAGATAAGTCCTCTGAATAAAATCCTGCTGTTCGGGATTGCCGGAATACTGTTGATCCTTGCAATAACCTGTATCTGCATCGTCACGATCACCTTCATGTCCAACAAGCAGGCAGCGGTTTTAGTCAATTCCGGCAGGCCTCCAGTTGTCGCCACATACGGATTGAAGGAGTTTTTGGTTTCTACAAGGGACAATCAGGGTATCATCAAGGCGGAAATTGAGCTCGGACTTTCCGACTTGAAAATGGCTGATCTGGTGTCGAAAAATCTGGGTGAAATCCGTGACAGTGTCAACAGGATTCTGACTTCGAAAAATCTCGGAGAAGCCAATGAGTCATTCGCCTCTAAAGAATTGCACAGGGAAATCCTGGAATCCGTTAACGAAGTCTTAACCCCGCATCTGAAAGTAAGGGCCTCTTTTTTCCGATTTAATGCACCACCGCAGGTGGTTGATGTTCATTTTCTGAATTTTTTCGCAAAATAAAGACAAGATAAGGAAATAATGTCATGCCCGACACCCTCTCACAAGATGAAATTGATGCATTATTGAATGCGATTTCAAGCGGTGATTCCAATGCAGCGGCAGAGAAGAAAGAAGAGGAAGCTATAAAACTGCAGCGGAAAATCAAGATTTACGATTTCAAGCGTCCTGATAAATTTTCAAAGGAACAGATCAGGACAATCAGCAGAATCCATGAGACTTTTGCGCATCTGACAAGCAACTTTCTTTCCACCCAGCTCCGCGCATTGGTGCGTGTGGAAATTGTTTCCGTGGATCAGATCACTTACGAAGAGTTCATCCGCAGCATCAGCAATCCTACCATGATCAGTGTTTTTAATCTGGGAACTCTCGCGGGCAGCGGTGTATTGGAAACCAATCTCGGCATCGTTTATTCAATGCTTGACCGTCTGTTCGGAGGGACAGGGAAAACCCTGGAAAAAATCCGTATCCTGACGGAAATCGAAGAAGCTGTGATGAGGAGGCTGCTTGTCAAGATCCTGGATCTGTTGAAAGAATCGTGGTTCCAGGTGATCGAGATTTCGCCCAGGCTGGAGTTGATCGAAAGCAACCCGCAATTCACCCAAATTGTGTCTCCATCTGAAATGGTCCTGCTGGTTAGCTTCCAGGTCAATGTTGGAGAAGTGGAAGGCATCATGAATCTGTGCATTCCATATTTAGTGCTTGAACCGATCGTCAGCAAACTTACCACACAGTCCTGGTTCATGCCAATGAAGCCAGAGGCTTCGTCTGAAGACATCATTTCAATCGAAAAAAAAGTGAAAAATGTGAACATTCCACTGATTGCCGAACTCGGCACTACAACGGTCTCTTTCCAGGATGTGCTGGGTCTCAAGGTCGGAGACATCATAATCCTCGATAAAAAGATCAATCAACCGATAAATATTAAGATCGGCAATTCGGTCAAATATTCTGCTCGCCCCGGTGTAGTCGGAAAATTCAGAGGAGCTGTGATTGAAGAGACGGTCAAGAACGATGAAGAGGAGGTGCTCAAGCTATGAGCGAAGAAATGCTGAGTCAGGAAGAAATAGATGCTCTGTTGAGCGGTGGCATGCCGGGCTCGGATGACGGCGCAAGCTCCAGGACCTCCTCCGGGTCGGAGCCGGCACCTCTGGATACAAATGACGAAGAAAAATTCAGAGAAGTGATTGAATCATTGTTGAGTACTGTTTCCACAGTCGTTTCCACCATTCTCAACACAAGCTTCAGTTTCTCACTGAAGGAAATTAAAAACGAGTCCGAAACGGGGCTTGCTTCACTTCTTGCCGGGCAGAACTTTTCCCACAATTTTATTGAGTTCCAAAAAAATCTGAGCGGTGGATTCCATTTTTTGATCAAAAAGGAATCTGTGGCTGTGATTGCCGACATGATGATGGGAACAGACGGCACTTCTCCTCCCGAAGAGATCAACGAGATTTACCTCTCGGCGATCGATGAAGCTTTCAACCAGATGATGGGTTCTTCAGCCAATTCCATCAGTTCCTTGATCGGGAGTTCTGTTGAAATCATGCCCGGTAAAACCAAAGTTGGATCTTTCGAATCGCTTGATCTTTCCATTATTGGAGACATCCGTCTTCTTAGCCTGCGGCTCAAACTTGGTGAACTATTGGATTCTGAATCCTACCTGATCTTTACGGACAATGATTATAATGATTTCCAGTCGAGCCTTAATAAAACAAGGATAGACAGCAAGCAGCAGCTGGAGGCGAGGATCACCCCCAAAATGCCGAAAGTGGAAATGCCGCCTCCTGTCACGGAAAGTCTCCAGTCCGGGGAGTTCCCCATGCAGCCACAGCCGCCCAGAGTTTCGCCTCATCCGGTAAAAGCACCGCCTCCATTGCCGGGCGGACCCCAGGCGATAGGCAGCACAGGTAAAGTAAGTCAGCAGCCGGAAATCAGGCCTGCACCGTTCACCCAGATCCAGTATCAACAATCCAGGGATGTGCCCAGCAACATTGACCTTCTGATGGACGTGCCGTTGCAGCTCACAGTTGAACTGGGGCGCAAGAAGATGAAAATTAAAGAGATTCTGGAACTCGGCTCAGGTTCAGTGATCGAACTGGAAAAACTGGCCGGGGAATCTGTGGACGTACTCGTCAACAACAAACTGATCGCCAAGGGGGAAGTCGTTGTAATTGATGAAAATTTTGGTATCAGAATCACAACGATTACATCTGCCAGTGAACGGCTGACTAATATGGTCGATTTTTAGTTTGTTACCCTTAAAGCATTCCCATTGTAGTGATTTGTGGACTGTAACATAAGTTCTTTGACGTTACAGTCCACTAACCATGGCCTGCCATTGTTGAGGTGCGCTATGGCGCGCCTTTACAATAGCAGGTCTCTACTCTTTTCTGATATGATAGAATCATGCTTGTAATTACCCTGGATAAAATCTCTGAATCAGATCTTCCGCTGGTCGGCTCTAAAGCTTGGAATCTTTCCAGGTTGATAAACTCCGGTTTCCCGGTCCCGGCCGGTTTCTGCATAAATACTGAGGCTTTCCTGGAAGCCGCGGGCGTGGCATTCAAAGCGCATCAGAAACTGCTGGACTCGCTGGACTCTGATTGGATGGACCACACAGAGGAACTTGATGAATTACGCCTGGAAATTGAAACTGCCCCATTTCCGGAAAGATTGGAGCGGGAAGTCATGGCAGCCTTGGAACTGCTTGGTGCTGATTCCTATGCAGTGCGCTCCAGCGCAACAGCCGAGGATCTTTCGGGAGCATCCTTTGCCGGGCAGTATGATACTTTTCTGAAAGTAAGGAAAAATGAACTGATCGATAAAATCCGTTCCTGCTGGGCATCACTCTTTTCAGAGCGGGCTGTAAGTTACAGGGTCATGAAAAAGATTTCTCACCTGCGGGTAGCGATGGCTGTGATCGTGCAGAAAATGGTGGACGCCAAAGCCTCAGGCGTGCTCTTTACCATAGATCCTGTCAGCGGTAAGGAACAGATCGTGATTGAGGGCAGCTGGGGCTCTGGATGTGCTGTTGTTTCAGGCTCCATTGACCCGGACAGAATCGTGCTTACCAAGACGGGAGGGGAAGTCATCGAATACCATGCCTCTGGTGCCGGAACGAAATTTCCAGCCGGCTTGGCAGAATCCTCACTCAAACCGGCTCTCTGCCTGGACGATATCCAGGTAAGAAAACTCTTTGAAATCGCCACTAAAATAGAGATCAAGCTGGGGTCTGCACAGGATCTGGAATGGGCCACGACAGAGTGTGAGGTTTTTCTGCTCCAGTCCAGGCCTGTCACCGCTGTATCAGCATATGATCCTCTCGAAGACAGGCAGATTTGGACCAACGCCAATACCGGGGAAGTCCTGCCTGACGTTGTCACTCCTCTCACCTGGTCCCTGGTGCAGGATTTTATCCAGAAACTGTTTGGAATGATTCTCAGGAACATCGGCTGCAGCGTAGATACTTCTAAAATTATCGGACTTGTGGCAGGCCGGGTTTATTTCAATATCAATACCATGGCTTCAATTATCAACAGCATTCCAGGCCTGACACGGCTGAACCTGGAAGAAGTGTTTGGCGGACAGCAGGAGCGCTTTCATCAGGAAGGACTGCTGAAACTCAACCCTGCGGACATGCCTGCAGTCAGATTTAGCCCTATCAAGGCTCTGCTGAGACTGCCGGGATTCCTTTTCTGGATGCTCAGCCAGACCGAGAAAAAATCAGTCAGCCTGCTGCATCGCATCAATAATAAATTCCAGGATTTGCAGAAGCTGAACTGGCCAGAAGCAACGGATGTCTTTCTGATCGATTTCCTGCGCAATTTCAACAGTATTCCATATCACGACACTGACGGGATAGGAGCCGCCCTGCTTGGCATGACCTGTTTCAATCAGCTGCGCGAGTTCTGCCGCCGTTTCCTTGGAGACAACGGTGTTTTGTTCAACCGTCTGCTGTCTGCCTCAGGCGGCATCCAGTCTGCCGAATCCGGGCTGGCTCTCCTGCGGCTTTCCCGGATAGTCAAAAAGCACCCTGAGCTTGAGAAAGAGTTGAAACTGGTGAAAATCAGCGAAACAGGGCGCATCGCGAGTCTTTCAGGAGGGGCTGAGTTTCTGCTCCGCTTTGAGGACTTCATGGCAAAGCACGGGCATCACAGCAGAGGCGAGATCGATCTTCACAACCCCCGGTGGTACGAGGAGCCTGAATTTATCCTTGACCTGATTCTGTCGTATCCACAGGAGAAAAACGGCGGATTCTACAGGAAAGCAGCCAGAGAAAAGAAAAAGACACTCATCGAATGCCTGGAAAAGCTCAGGAATCCGGTGCTGCGGCAGATTTTCCGCATTCTCCTTCATAAGGCAGGCTTTGGCCTGCGTTTCAGGGAAAACATCAAATCAGAGCTCGTCCGCGGTGTCGCTTACACGAGGGTTGCCGCGCTGGAACTTGGAAAACGGTTGACTGAGCGCAAGGTTTTCACGGCACAGGACGATGTTTTTTTCCTTTTCCTGACCGAACTTGAGGCACTGGTAAACGGAACCTCGCATCTGGATATTGCAGAACTTATCAGGCAGCGCAGGCTCGAATACGAGGGAAATAACAAACTGTCTCCGCCGGCAGTGGTTGTGGGAAGATTCAACCCTGCAAAAATGCAGCTGGGAAAAGTTCCCACCGGCAGAGTCCTTAAAGGGCTGGTGATCAGGCCGGGAATTGTAACAGGAAAAGCCAGGGTTATCCTGAAATCAGATCTGAAAGAACGAGTTTTACCCGGTGAAATCCTGGTAGCGCCTTTCACTGACCCGGGCTGGGCACCATATTTCTTGAACGCGGCGGGAATCGTGATGGATCTGGGAGGCATGCTTTCTCACGGCTGCATTGTTGCCAGGGAATACGGCATACCTACAGTGGTCAACGTCGGTCCTGCCACCAGAATCATCAAAACCGGGCAAATGATCAGGTTGGATGCGGATCATGGAATCGTGGAGATATTGGATTAGACTGCCTGCCAGGTATGACGCAGATGCAGAACCGGCGGGGGATCTCCCCTGAACTGCCAGAGCTGTGATGCTGGGCCGATGAAGCTCGCCATGAACCAGAGCGTATGAATCGGGTTCAGCATGAAATGCCTGAACAGAGCTTTGTTGAAGCGCAGGTTGTGAAGGTAAACCCTGCTGAATTTCCGGTACCATTCTTCAGTGGTAAAGCGATAGTCTAGAGTACCATCTGCCTCGTGCAGCATGTCGAAAACTCCACTGGCGCAATGTTTCAGTTGCCCTTCTTTCGGGTAGTATCCACCGTAACCGCGATGCAGGATTGAAAAATTGAGACCGGTTTTATCAAAGATCTGCAGGAGAGGGTTATTCAGGAATTTTTCCGGCGGAACCGGAATCCCGCGGAAATGGATGGCTGTGGTGACCAGCTTCCTGCATGCGGAAGCGGGATTCAGCAGGCTAAAAAAAATTCTGAACATGCTCTGATAAATCGAGTCCTGCAGTCCTGCCGCAGCATCTTCGGGCTGGCAGAAATGCTCCAGCGCTCCATTCGCGATGATTCCGTCGAATCTTCCTTTCCAGTCTGAAGGAAGATTTTTATAATTTACGAGCAGCACTTCCAGACCCTGGGCGCGGCACCTGATCCACTGATCCTCTGAAATGGTGATGCCTGTTGCATTTACACCCCTGCCGCGTGCCACTTTCAGAAGAGTGCCGAGTCCGCAGCCGACTTCCAGCAGTTTGAAACCTGGTCCTGCGCCGAGTTCGTCCAGCAGATACTCATGCTGCCGCTTTTGAGCGATGCAGTAATCTTCGTCCGGGTTTCCATTGTAGATCCCCTCTGTGTAATCTTCGATCCCGGCCAAACTGGAAATGCCTGTGATGCTGTAACAGAGGCGGACTTTCCTGGGTGCAATGAAATTATCTTTTATTTTCATCTTCTACTCGAAATATTTCAGGTTTGAGTAAAACTTCTCCAGCTTATCAGAAACAGCTAGTCCCGTCCAGAGGGTCGGAAACTTTATCTTCAGCGCAGATTGAGATGAATATGAGCTAAGAAATGTATTTCAAATACTTCTGGATCTCATCGCCCGACAGCCTGTGATTGGGCTGATTCGGACAGTTTTTGCAGAGCGGCAGCCGGTCGAACTGTGAGTTGAGATGGCAAAGCCGTTGCTGCTTGAGTTCCTCTGACTCCCAGAGATCCAGAAGACTCTTGTCCCAGACAGAGCCGATCGCATTGGCTGCGCCGAAATCGCGGCAGCAGGCCGAAACTTGGCCGTCCCAGCGCACTCCCAGGTTTTCGAACAGGCCTACACATGGACGGCGGACTGGAGCTTCAGTTCCTGCGGCCGCAGGCAGGCATTCGTCGTTTGTGACTGGTTTCTGCACTTTTTCTTCGATCAGTTTGAGATCAATCAGGGTTCTCCTGTGCAGTTCATCATAGCCTGGCTGATCGGAAAATTTCGCCGCAGTGGTGCGTTTTATGAAAATGGAATCGCTTTTCGGAGGTACGAAATCATCATAGACCAGTGCCGGTTCAGGCAATCCGAGCGAGCGGAAGAATTCATTCCAGCGGGTGATGAAAGAGGCAGCTTCGCGGTGATTTTCCGTCATTACCAGGAACTGCAGATTGACTGTGGGAAGAAAACTGGAATGCAGTTTTCTCATCTTCAGAAATTCCCGGATGTTGCCCTCTGCTGTTCCGAGTTCTCCGCCCACGCGGATTTTAGCGTATGTTTCAGGTGAACTTGCGTCCAGGGAGAAGGTGACTGAGCCGAACAGCCCGCTCCTCACCATGAATTCGGAAATCTCGGGGTAGAGACGCTGGGCGTTGGTGTGCAGGATCAGGCAGTTGAAGCTGCGTTTACGGCTCCTGTGGAGGTACTGGAGCATGTCGATGAAATACGGATAGATAAGGGGTTCACCATTCCAGAAGGGGAGAATCGCGTCTGCCAGCTTGAAATCATAAGAGATGAGTTCGGAGATGATTTTCTCCAGCAGGGAAAAATTCATGATCCGCTTTTCCCTTTTATCTGCTTCAAACCCGATCGGGCACATGATGCAGCGAAGATCGCAGAAATTCGCGGTATCAAGGATCAGGAGCGGGATCGGCTTGAAAATCCCGGGTTTTTTTTTCAAAGGTTGGGATTCGGATTTTTCAAAACCTTCCAAGAGATCGAATTCCACTATGATCGGCGTTTCTGCTTCAGTACCCCCTCTTCTGAGCGGCCGATAGAAAATGCTGATGCCAAAATCCTGGCTTTCAGGGAAAAGTTTGAATTTAAGCTCGTTCTTCAGAGGGTCGATCCGCACAGTTCCCGGATTGATTTCAAAGACATATTCCTCGCCGCAGAGCGACTTCTCAGCCACCAGTTTGTTCCCGGCCAGAGTCTGGTTGAAGTACAGGTAAACCAGGCTTTTTTCCCGGTCGTGTTGTGAGGAAAGCCTGACCCTGATCCGGATCGCTGTCACAGCTTCAACCGGAATCGGGCAGGCAAAGGAATAGTTGATTTCGCCGTGATTCTTGCCCAGGGTATGGGTATACCCCTCTTTGCAGGTGTCGTCACCATCCCAGTAATAAAGGGGCCATTCGTCAAAATAACCGTATTCCCATTGCTGGGGAGGGATTTCGATGTAATAGCGATTCCTAGCCAGATAGCTTTTCTGAGGGTTGTAATCATCGCCTGCGTATTTCACCGGCCTGCCTGTCACCTTGCGGCAGAGCTCCAGGAAAGTTTCGGGTGTGAAAGCTTCCGGAAGATAGGTGATGTTGTCCGAGAAATACTCGTCCCAGTCGTCAGTCAGTAATCTTCCGGTTTCTTTAGCGAATTTCTCACGCAAGGCAGTACCCGGATGTGGCTGCATGATCTGAAAATCCCACCCCCCCTCAGGTTTCAGTTCCTGCACCAGCCTCAGGCTGTCCAGGGCAGTTTCTTCCGTTTCATAGGGATGTCCGACTATCATCAGCATGGTGCCTGTAAGTCCGGTCAATTGATTCAAAGCTAAAGCCCGCCGCACATCATCAACTCTGAACTCCTTGCCGATGATGGCCAGTATATTGTCGTTTCCAGATTCAACTCCATATGAGACTTTGACACAGCCGGCTTTTTTCATCCATCTAAACATTTCCTCATCCACCATTGTGACCTTGGTATTGCACCTCCAGCGGATTTCAAGCTTCTCTTCGATTACACGAGCGCAGAACTCCATCACAAGCTTCCGGTTCACTGTGAATGCATCGTCATCGATCACGATGTTGCGCACTCCGAAATCGCGGATGATTCCCTTG includes:
- a CDS encoding PEP/pyruvate-binding domain-containing protein, which codes for MLVITLDKISESDLPLVGSKAWNLSRLINSGFPVPAGFCINTEAFLEAAGVAFKAHQKLLDSLDSDWMDHTEELDELRLEIETAPFPERLEREVMAALELLGADSYAVRSSATAEDLSGASFAGQYDTFLKVRKNELIDKIRSCWASLFSERAVSYRVMKKISHLRVAMAVIVQKMVDAKASGVLFTIDPVSGKEQIVIEGSWGSGCAVVSGSIDPDRIVLTKTGGEVIEYHASGAGTKFPAGLAESSLKPALCLDDIQVRKLFEIATKIEIKLGSAQDLEWATTECEVFLLQSRPVTAVSAYDPLEDRQIWTNANTGEVLPDVVTPLTWSLVQDFIQKLFGMILRNIGCSVDTSKIIGLVAGRVYFNINTMASIINSIPGLTRLNLEEVFGGQQERFHQEGLLKLNPADMPAVRFSPIKALLRLPGFLFWMLSQTEKKSVSLLHRINNKFQDLQKLNWPEATDVFLIDFLRNFNSIPYHDTDGIGAALLGMTCFNQLREFCRRFLGDNGVLFNRLLSASGGIQSAESGLALLRLSRIVKKHPELEKELKLVKISETGRIASLSGGAEFLLRFEDFMAKHGHHSRGEIDLHNPRWYEEPEFILDLILSYPQEKNGGFYRKAAREKKKTLIECLEKLRNPVLRQIFRILLHKAGFGLRFRENIKSELVRGVAYTRVAALELGKRLTERKVFTAQDDVFFLFLTELEALVNGTSHLDIAELIRQRRLEYEGNNKLSPPAVVVGRFNPAKMQLGKVPTGRVLKGLVIRPGIVTGKARVILKSDLKERVLPGEILVAPFTDPGWAPYFLNAAGIVMDLGGMLSHGCIVAREYGIPTVVNVGPATRIIKTGQMIRLDADHGIVEILD
- a CDS encoding class I SAM-dependent methyltransferase — encoded protein: MKIKDNFIAPRKVRLCYSITGISSLAGIEDYTEGIYNGNPDEDYCIAQKRQHEYLLDELGAGPGFKLLEVGCGLGTLLKVARGRGVNATGITISEDQWIRCRAQGLEVLLVNYKNLPSDWKGRFDGIIANGALEHFCQPEDAAAGLQDSIYQSMFRIFFSLLNPASACRKLVTTAIHFRGIPVPPEKFLNNPLLQIFDKTGLNFSILHRGYGGYYPKEGQLKHCASGVFDMLHEADGTLDYRFTTEEWYRKFSRVYLHNLRFNKALFRHFMLNPIHTLWFMASFIGPASQLWQFRGDPPPVLHLRHTWQAV
- a CDS encoding radical SAM protein is translated as MKNDLRPCLAPFRQPMLRVDGSLTVCNYDLTLNLKLGNLNQDGFEELWYGPAVTKLRLSQITGTGLPEKCLKCRPDHFLPRNQALKFLHILKREELAWPFLRRIEEPLKVLLVNPRVSEKAPYKMTVTLGLAYLAARIRESYQVEIINMPQQGLGEDEVVTYANEHNFNVVGITGMTYQGNCGLKLAKLLKGADYSRKIIFGGPFATLACGDILKEPAVDAVALGEGEETLSEFLSEIEKPQPDLSRVKGLAFRGSLGEVIVNEQRELINLDSLPEPARDLEPTHCLIPDDRAFSADGKGEISVMAMFSRGCPGNCIFCASPRFWRRKVRYRMLDNIIAEIKGIIRDFGVRNIVIDDDAFTVNRKLVMEFCARVIEEKLEIRWRCNTKVTMVDEEMFRWMKKAGCVKVSYGVESGNDNILAIIGKEFRVDDVRRALALNQLTGLTGTMLMIVGHPYETEETALDSLRLVQELKPEGGWDFQIMQPHPGTALREKFAKETGRLLTDDWDEYFSDNITYLPEAFTPETFLELCRKVTGRPVKYAGDDYNPQKSYLARNRYYIEIPPQQWEYGYFDEWPLYYWDGDDTCKEGYTHTLGKNHGEINYSFACPIPVEAVTAIRIRVRLSSQHDREKSLVYLYFNQTLAGNKLVAEKSLCGEEYVFEINPGTVRIDPLKNELKFKLFPESQDFGISIFYRPLRRGGTEAETPIIVEFDLLEGFEKSESQPLKKKPGIFKPIPLLILDTANFCDLRCIMCPIGFEADKREKRIMNFSLLEKIISELISYDFKLADAILPFWNGEPLIYPYFIDMLQYLHRSRKRSFNCLILHTNAQRLYPEISEFMVRSGLFGSVTFSLDASSPETYAKIRVGGELGTAEGNIREFLKMRKLHSSFLPTVNLQFLVMTENHREAASFITRWNEFFRSLGLPEPALVYDDFVPPKSDSIFIKRTTAAKFSDQPGYDELHRRTLIDLKLIEEKVQKPVTNDECLPAAAGTEAPVRRPCVGLFENLGVRWDGQVSACCRDFGAANAIGSVWDKSLLDLWESEELKQQRLCHLNSQFDRLPLCKNCPNQPNHRLSGDEIQKYLKYIS
- the fliM gene encoding flagellar motor switch protein FliM — encoded protein: MPDTLSQDEIDALLNAISSGDSNAAAEKKEEEAIKLQRKIKIYDFKRPDKFSKEQIRTISRIHETFAHLTSNFLSTQLRALVRVEIVSVDQITYEEFIRSISNPTMISVFNLGTLAGSGVLETNLGIVYSMLDRLFGGTGKTLEKIRILTEIEEAVMRRLLVKILDLLKESWFQVIEISPRLELIESNPQFTQIVSPSEMVLLVSFQVNVGEVEGIMNLCIPYLVLEPIVSKLTTQSWFMPMKPEASSEDIISIEKKVKNVNIPLIAELGTTTVSFQDVLGLKVGDIIILDKKINQPINIKIGNSVKYSARPGVVGKFRGAVIEETVKNDEEEVLKL
- a CDS encoding flagellar basal body-associated FliL family protein; protein product: MADEEKNTVLGVGKISPLNKILLFGIAGILLILAITCICIVTITFMSNKQAAVLVNSGRPPVVATYGLKEFLVSTRDNQGIIKAEIELGLSDLKMADLVSKNLGEIRDSVNRILTSKNLGEANESFASKELHREILESVNEVLTPHLKVRASFFRFNAPPQVVDVHFLNFFAK
- the fliY gene encoding flagellar motor switch phosphatase FliY — translated: MSEEMLSQEEIDALLSGGMPGSDDGASSRTSSGSEPAPLDTNDEEKFREVIESLLSTVSTVVSTILNTSFSFSLKEIKNESETGLASLLAGQNFSHNFIEFQKNLSGGFHFLIKKESVAVIADMMMGTDGTSPPEEINEIYLSAIDEAFNQMMGSSANSISSLIGSSVEIMPGKTKVGSFESLDLSIIGDIRLLSLRLKLGELLDSESYLIFTDNDYNDFQSSLNKTRIDSKQQLEARITPKMPKVEMPPPVTESLQSGEFPMQPQPPRVSPHPVKAPPPLPGGPQAIGSTGKVSQQPEIRPAPFTQIQYQQSRDVPSNIDLLMDVPLQLTVELGRKKMKIKEILELGSGSVIELEKLAGESVDVLVNNKLIAKGEVVVIDENFGIRITTITSASERLTNMVDF